CATGATGTTCGCGCTCAGCTTATATTCCTGACAGAAAGCTACCATGAAATATTCAATGTTGATTCAGCAACCCTGATCGATTTGCGCATTCTAATTGATACGTTTCCAGGTTTGGTGGTGCCGCTTGAAATTCGCGAGGAAAGTGGATTAGTTCATGAAGCATTGAAACAAAAAAAGCGTTTAGCCATAGCGCGGATGTTAAAACTATTATCATCAATTGCTCCGAAACATGATCCAAGGCTTTATGTTAAGGGTTTTATCTTAAGCCAAACGGAATCCGCTGACGATATCGCGGCAGGTATGGCCCTAGTAAAAAAACACCTGGGTATAGCGCGCTTACCGGTAGTTCCTCTATTTGAAAGTGCCCATTCGCTGCAAAACTCAGTGGCGATCATCAGCGAATTTCTTAAAGTTCCTGCTCGTCGTAAACTTATAGAGGAATATTGGTCGGGAAACGTCGAAGTGATGCTGGGTTATTCTGACTCAGCTAAAGAAAACGGCTCATGGCCCTCGCGTTACTTAATTTTCTCAGCCTTGCATGGATTAGAAAAAACTATTTCCTCTTACGGATTAAATCCTATTTTTTTCCATGGATCAGGTGGCAGTGTTGAACGGGGTGGAGGCTCTATTCAAGAACAAACTGAATGGTGGCCACAGTCAGCTTTAACCACCGTCAAAGTAACCGTGCAAGGTGAAATGATCTATCGCAATTATTCTCAGCCAGAAATTTTAGAGCGTCAGTTGCAACGTTTCACTGTCGCTAGGGATGAAGCAAAACATAAGGCCAGGGAAAATCACGCGAAACTTTTAGCGGTCCTAGCTGAGAGTGTGAAGGATTCCTATCAAAGCATTTTGAAAGAACCCGAGTTCTTAGACCTTATTGAAGCAGCGACGCCGTACTCTTATTTGAAAAATTTGAAACTGGGGTCGCGGCCAGCTAAGCGCCAAGGCCCCGTAAACTTAAAAGGTCTGCGCGCCATCCCTTGGGTATTATGCTGGACACAGACGCGCACACTTTTTCCAAGTTGGTGGGGGGTTGGCTCCTTCTGGGGCGCTCTATCTTCAATGGAAAAGACTCAATACAAAAAACTTTTTAAGCAATCGGCTTTATTCCGGTCTTACATCAAAGTCCTTGGCTTCACTCTAGAAAAAATTGAACTCGATATTTTTGAAATGTATCTGAAGTCGTCAAAACTTCCGGATGATGAAGTTCAGAAATTCATGAAGCGCTTCAACGACGAATACCGAAGCTGCCAGGTTGCCGTTAAAGAAATATCGCAAAAGCAAAGTCTTTTATGGTATCGCCCCTGGCTTGAAACCAGCATCCGACTAAGATCTCCGTTAATTCATCCGTTGAATGTTCTGCAGCTTTTAGCTTTAGAAGAAAAAAATATTCCTCTTTTAAGAGAAACCGTGACAGGTATTGCTAGCGGCATGATGACAACTGGATAAAATCGAAGCTCGGATTCAGCAAAACCCCGCGAGTCAAGCATTCCCTGGCCTTAGTATGGGCATTCCTTTGCTAGCGCGCTTTGTGAGGCGACGCGTTTCAAGTTGCCGCAAGGGGTGTTCTAAGTGAAAGTGTCAACCATGCAATCCAATTCTTTTGTGCACGGTTCTTCATCTGCGGATGCAGGAATTTTAAATAAATATTTTAATCTGCCCCAGTTTCGCCGTGGTCAAAAAGAAATTATTGAAGCCGTTCTGCAAAAAAAGGATGTACTAGCAGTGCTTCCCACGGGTGGTGGAAAGTCGCTTTGCTATCAATATCCGGCCGTGCACTTTCAACAGTTAGTGATCGTTATTTCTCCGCTGATTGCCTTGATGAAAGATCAAACCACAGCCCTTAAAAGATTAGGTATTCCATCGGGATGTTTGCATTCCGGCCAGTCAGATGATGAAAAAAGAGAAGTTTTTGCAGAGCTGAATAAAGGCGGACCCTTCATTTTATATCTTTCACCAGAACGGGCGCAAAAAGAAGGTTTCCAGAAATGGATTCAGCAGCGCCCAATTGCTCTTTTCGCAGTGGATGAAGCGCACTGTGTTTCGCAATGGGGTCATGACTTCCGTGAAGAATATGCCCAGCTCAATGTTTTAAAGAAACTTTGTCCTGAAGTTCCGATTCTTGCGCTGACAGCTTCGGCAACACCCACAGTACTTGACGATATTTCTAAGCATCTAAAGCTTCAGACACCTGAACGCATGGTCCATGGGTTTTATCGCTCAAACCTTTATTACCAAGTAGAACTTTGTGAAAACGAAGAAGCCAAATTAGAATTCCTTTTACAAAGCCTTAAACAAACTCCAGAAGGTCGTATCATCATCTATTGCGGAACTCGGCGTGTGACCGAATCGACTGCGGAACTTTTGCAGAAAAAATTTAAACAAGTTGGTTTTTATCATGCCGGTCTTTCGCCAGAAGTCCGTGCGCAAACCCAAGACGCTTATACGAAGGGTGATTTAAGAATCTTAGTCGCTACCAATGCCTTTGGCATGGGAATCGATCAGCCCGATGTGCGTTTAGTGGTGCACTATCAAATTACAGCCAACATCGATGCCCTTTACCAAGAAATGGGGCGTGCTGGACGTGACAGTGCAAATTCAACTTGTCTGACGCTTTATTCGAAAAAAGATAAAGGTTTGCAGTCTTACTTTATCCATAGCTCTGAAGCACCAGAAGAAATTAAAAGTGCCCGTTGGCGCAATCTAGAAGCCTTAGTGAATTATTCTGAAGGCAGCGAATGCCGTCATGCAGAGATTTTAACTTATTACAAAGACTCCCAACGTATTGAACGTTGTGGTCATTGCGATAACTGCGATCCAAAGTCCCATCGCAAGGTCGTGAAGCCTGCAATACCTGCGATGATGTTTGATCAGACCCTGGATAAAATAAAAACGACGCTAAAGAAATCCAAAAAACAAAAAGCCACAGAGGCAGATTTGGTTATGGATGCCAAGCAAGAAGCGCGTTTTGAATTATTGAAGAAATGGCGTAAAGAAAAAGCTAAGGAATTAGATGCGCCGGCCTTCGTTGTGTTTAGTGATCAAACGCTGAAACATCTGGCTATTAAAAATCCAAAAGATCTGAATGATATGAGAGCTGTCCACGGTGTTGGCGATCACAAACTAGAAAAGTTCGGAAAAGAAGTTATCTCCGAACTTTTCATGTCGAACTAAATTTCCAAGCTGTTTAAGTATTCACCGATCTTTGTGATGACTCCTGGCGGGATTTCGTGACCACCGCGGAAACCACTTAATGATCCCTTCATGCCGTTTTGG
This is a stretch of genomic DNA from Bdellovibrio reynosensis. It encodes these proteins:
- a CDS encoding phosphoenolpyruvate carboxylase; amino-acid sequence: MTKTLPKELTQLVDWAVTQLGKTIRDELGVQEFRRIERIRIFVKSPKGQKVSGLMHLKEEMSGLTEDQRFQIAHSFSLMLEIINSCEAAYRTYRLRSEAEPEEAINVHHKYGRTVHVLTAHPTESRSSDVIYYFKKLQTLLEKHLENPTSVDLQQLEEILKWLWRLPMSKQRKPTVMDEAEYIYTLALQKEILDLAISRIKAKQPFYLRTWVGGDKDGHPGVDEKTMLGSLQMARGFFLKYFQERIAHLLLDLKPLQHSANQNKKQIDRFYTQIKNLKKDLTSLKTIKRGDAQKVHDVRAQLIFLTESYHEIFNVDSATLIDLRILIDTFPGLVVPLEIREESGLVHEALKQKKRLAIARMLKLLSSIAPKHDPRLYVKGFILSQTESADDIAAGMALVKKHLGIARLPVVPLFESAHSLQNSVAIISEFLKVPARRKLIEEYWSGNVEVMLGYSDSAKENGSWPSRYLIFSALHGLEKTISSYGLNPIFFHGSGGSVERGGGSIQEQTEWWPQSALTTVKVTVQGEMIYRNYSQPEILERQLQRFTVARDEAKHKARENHAKLLAVLAESVKDSYQSILKEPEFLDLIEAATPYSYLKNLKLGSRPAKRQGPVNLKGLRAIPWVLCWTQTRTLFPSWWGVGSFWGALSSMEKTQYKKLFKQSALFRSYIKVLGFTLEKIELDIFEMYLKSSKLPDDEVQKFMKRFNDEYRSCQVAVKEISQKQSLLWYRPWLETSIRLRSPLIHPLNVLQLLALEEKNIPLLRETVTGIASGMMTTG
- a CDS encoding RecQ family ATP-dependent DNA helicase; amino-acid sequence: MKVSTMQSNSFVHGSSSADAGILNKYFNLPQFRRGQKEIIEAVLQKKDVLAVLPTGGGKSLCYQYPAVHFQQLVIVISPLIALMKDQTTALKRLGIPSGCLHSGQSDDEKREVFAELNKGGPFILYLSPERAQKEGFQKWIQQRPIALFAVDEAHCVSQWGHDFREEYAQLNVLKKLCPEVPILALTASATPTVLDDISKHLKLQTPERMVHGFYRSNLYYQVELCENEEAKLEFLLQSLKQTPEGRIIIYCGTRRVTESTAELLQKKFKQVGFYHAGLSPEVRAQTQDAYTKGDLRILVATNAFGMGIDQPDVRLVVHYQITANIDALYQEMGRAGRDSANSTCLTLYSKKDKGLQSYFIHSSEAPEEIKSARWRNLEALVNYSEGSECRHAEILTYYKDSQRIERCGHCDNCDPKSHRKVVKPAIPAMMFDQTLDKIKTTLKKSKKQKATEADLVMDAKQEARFELLKKWRKEKAKELDAPAFVVFSDQTLKHLAIKNPKDLNDMRAVHGVGDHKLEKFGKEVISELFMSN